aacagggcgtgtcaatatctgtcctgtcatttttttgtcagtttcagctgctgtagatttcgaccaatcgattaacagggcgtgtagatttcagtctggctatagagctatgaattaactataagtttccgtaagaaatagaaggaataatacttggtggatgtaaatatatgtatgtaaatacCCACCCACCCACATCCGAATCCTTAGGGGATGGAAAAATTTGCCTTACCAACTACCCAGCCACATTTGAAAGTCTTCTGGAAGCCATATACTTTCTGGATTACAGTGGGAGCACTGCAAGCTTATAGAAAAGAACAAAACCTTCTCTGTACATTCTAAATGAGAAGCGGACATTttctattttgataaatatacagtaacgttattataatcaattttaaaaaaaaggatatatcataatatttacaagtaaatggaaatagaatgaaattaatatcattttattataaacatataaaagaaTTCATTAATCATTGAATATTATCAATGAAATCCTTTTTTAACCTGAAAATTATTACCCATGAATGTTCGAGCCCCAGTTATATAAATGTATGCTGGTATTTTTAAATCACAGCATGGAGGTTTGATTAACGGGAATATCTAACTAATCCCttgacaaaacatttttagagTTGGCCCAGTTCAATTTTAGTTCACCtcgtatttttaaaaccataatGTTAGGTGATTGTTTAGAGATCATGAACACATATTACACAGGGATTATACATGCACTGTAAATGTTTGATATTTCAAACGAAGATCCATACATATATTAACGTATAGGATATACCACCCGATTTATTCTCGATGAGAGTCAAGTGACTTAAAGCTTCTAAATTGCTCGGTGACATTTTCACAGACTAACACAGAGATTTAAATTCTGCATATGTGAAATAAAAAGTTTGCTCCTAATTAAATATTACTGTGTTTTAGCAACGACTGTGAATACACATAAATAGGAAGAAGCTAAACATGACAGACCTCTCCCCAGAGGAAAAAGAAGCATTAGGTaaagaaatctctctctctctctctctctctctctctctctctctctctctctctctctctctctctctctgcggCGCCTAGTTTATTACTTGGCACTCAGTACCTGTCTTGTATTATCTTGGCACGGTACCATTGACATTGACAGAGATCAGACGGTCCTTTGACTATCTTGATGTAAATAAAGATGGGAGAATATCAGTTCAAGAGGTTGTACGAGGGACACAAATCCATGGCTTAAATCCCACAAGCATGGAAGCCGACGAAATGATTGCAGAGATGGACATTAGCGGTATgtcaatttacaaaatacaatctCCATTTTCTTGGTGTAGTTGCCCGGCAATGATAGCACTTATCTCCTGATAATATAAGATTTTGTTTCCACATGcgcaaatatttacatgtacatgtatacggaAATGGGATTTATTGCAaaccttttaaaacaaaaaatggaaaACCAATGttgcttatttaaaaaaaatgcaaaatatattccTAATTTaagcagaaaaataaagaaaatgcacAGACTGTTCCGGTGGTCTTTAACACTCGCCAGATAAAATTTCGAAAACTAAATTTTCTGCACACTCTATGTACAGGGAATGGCTACGTGGAGTTTGAAGAGTACgaaaagtttatgaaaaaagaaCTCAAGAAAATGGACTATGAGCAAAAACTGCTGTTAGATGCTTTTAAGAAATTTGACAAAGATGACAATGGCTACGTATCGTTTGAGGAGCTAAAGAAAGCCCTCTGCGGCAAGGGGGATCGTATGTCTGACGAGGACGTCAAGTATTTCTTTGAGGAAGCTGATGCCAACAAAGACGGCAAAATAGATTATAAAGgtacagatagatagatagatagatagatagatagatagatagatagatagatagacagatagatagatagatagatagaaagatagatagatagatagacagatagatagatagatagatagatagatagatagatagatagatagatagatagacagatagatagatagatagatagatagaaagatagatagatagatagacagatagatagatagatagatagatagatagatagatagacagatagatagatacagtACAATCATAGAGGGACTGACGGATGGACCGACCAACTTATagatatatagtatatatgtatatacatgtatacataggAAGCTGATGCCAACAAAGACGgcaaaatagattttaaagGTACAAattaatagatagatagatagatagatagatagatagatagatagatagatagatagcgACCGACCAACTTATAGATATATAGTACAAAACCtataaattaatcaatattaaCGTATGAGTAGGATATTCTTAATATGTTTGTGTAGCATCTCgttgattaaaatataattgaCTTGCATGTTCATGTAGCACAAcgcttttaaaatcaattttcctttttatttcagAGTTTGTGATATGGTTCACAACAATGTAGATTCAACCATGTAGATTCATCTCTGTACGTGGAAGATATAaccaaaatattattcattcaatattgtTTCACAAATGATTGTTAACATTGTCCTCATATGTACGTTAATTTacaatgaaatcagtttcaagAAGATTATCCGAGAGACCAgttaaaaataagtttaattGTGGATCATAAATCCAAATTCCAAACCAGGAGAGTACCTCGTGAAGAGTAATGAATTTCTGTAGCTTTAACAGTTGATGATGCGGTAAAAACATGTATTTGCTGTATAAGCTTTACTGTTTTCCAAATGAATGGTTGCTCAGGGcttatttttgtgaaataaaaaaacaacctaaaatgttttgtttttcatcagACAAGTACTATATAAACAAGCATCGGTCAAGTTAACGCACATGTGTCTAGTTATCAGACACGTAGCAACAAGCAGACTTACTTTTTctcatataatataataacatacaatgtaaaatgtaaaatcattaCTAGGAAAAGTTCGATAGTCGACCAGCTCTTACCTCATCCTACAGATTAGaaaatggaatttttctttttgaaaaaaaaatgaaggtaCATAATATGTAGATTTTATGGTTATAATTGTGTTGACAATTGTTGTTCTTTCTCACATTCGGAAACGATGCCTGTTTATAGCAAAGATAATTTGAGCtacaataaaatttgaattatgttataataaatattagATTCATTATACAAGGTACAGGAATACACTTAAGGGCAAAAATACAAGAACAAATCGAAAAATgcacaataatatttttaaaaaacccaacaaaaggAACAACAACACCAAAAAACACCATAAAATAAGGACAAAGTTTCCaaaaaggattaaaaaaaaagaaacagtaCACTACATAAAACCAAACGCtgcatttattatttacaagTTTTACTAAAGAAAAACCCGCTATGATGAACATTTGAAATACTTACTATTTAGATAGTCCGAggcatgtaaaaataattaaatcagcagtaaaatcaattattttgtgTCAACCATTTCATTAATTAGTTTTCCGAAGGAATATATATAATGCAGCCATACTGCCTGTCCATCCTTAGTTATCTTAATGTAAGCAGATGCAAGACGTTTCCCGCAAACAAATCTTCCCGTCTGTTACTTAGTTAATTGACCAAGTCCAAAACTTTCACCAAAGTCGCACAAGTTTATTTGGATCGTATAGTGGTATCAAGCTTATCAAAGCAAGTCTAATTCGGTTCTCATCTAATTCAGTTCTCTTCTTCGGTTCTATTCTGAATTGCTaacaatgtacatgcatatatatacccTTTCGACTGGGACAGACAGTTTCGATTACTCATGACCACCTGCGCTGGTCATGAGTGTAGATTTAGTGAGCAAATtcctaaacaatattttaattctaaattcGGTATCAAAACTGTCAAAAATGTCCATCACAGCGTCAGGGGATGCGGGCTTCTGCAAATATGACAAATATAGCATTACTGTCCCACACCTGGACGTGTGAGATCATGCTGCTGCGCaattaatttccaaaatataatTTCCCAAGGACTttctaacatacatgtaattattgacATTTTAATAATTGCGCAGTTTGCATAAACAGcttacatgtttatttcataGTACTTAACAAGGTCATCTGTTTACATTAAGAGcgacagatatatatatatatatatatatatatatatatatatatatatatatatatatatatatatatatatatatatattatatatatatatatatatatatatatatatatatatatatatatataataaagatCTAACTGACACAAAAAACATCAAGTGTCTTATATGGTGCACTTATCGAcgaaaaacaatcaaatttgaCCACTCCAGCCTGCAGTTTGGTGAGAGTcctttaaatatgatattttactaATTACCAATTTTTCAAAAGGAATATACTCTCATACCTTTGGAACATTTAAGAACTTCTTCACACACAGACGGTgccttttatttattcaatgttTTTTGAAATCATAAATAATTGGACctcttaacatttttttccaattactATATAAAGAACACCGCCTGGTTATGTGTTCGGTCTATGACTTTATCTATAAATGTCTGTCTCTGATCAAAATTTCATTCACAATGATGACACCTGTTAAAGATAATGCAACATTTCAGTGCATGTGTAGAATACGATAAAATCATACTTGGGTTAAATACATTGTAGATCACAAACAAAACCATACATATCTTTGTGTATAATTTGTATACCAACTGTATATTCAATCGCCGTCCTTTTTTGAGAACTAACGCAAAGATTGACTAACACGATTTCTTCTATCTTCATTaggaaattttgaaataaactaaGGTATGCATTTAAAGTGTTCTGTTGAAGTGTTGTAAGCAGTATCACACGAACAGGGGTACTCGTCAGTAGCATCACAGAAGAAGGTATATCATTCAACAAGGCAAAGTATTGCTGTCACAAACATTACTCATAAAAAAGCAGGTACGTGGTTTTTTCTTCAACATCTAAATGCAAAATATCGATAATCTAATCTTTATAGGCTTTGTATGATTTTTGCTAGGTATATTTGCCAAGTTGGTCAATTTAGTGACTCTAAAGAGTCTTTGATTTGTTATTGTTACATTAacattgtatgtaaaaaaagaaaagaaaaaaaatacagttttgtAGCATAATGTGATTCACTTTTTTGGGAGGGGGGTCATTGCATAATCCCGCTTTAACATTGTTTTCTACCAAAGCAACACcaaatttatcaacaaaatagCCCCAAACATGTCAACAATTTCAAAGAAGGAAAAAGAAGCATTAGGTAAGAATGAAATTACTCTCTCCTTTGAAGTTTGATGAAAACATACCTTAAAAtatgtactagtatatttatgtttgttaaaaactaTATCACATAATCAAGACTTCGTTTCCATTCATTGTTCGCCGTATTTGTTGACAGAAATAAAAGAGTCCTTTGATTTCATTGACGAGGACAAGGATGGTTTGATACAAGTGGAGGACATTGTTCGTGGGATACATATCCTGGGTTTAAAGCCCACTAGCAAGGAGGTCGATAAGATAATTGCGGACCTAAATGCCTTaggtatttcattataatacAATACACAGTCACACTATTGTACTTATAAACCAAATACCAATAGTCTAaacgacttttttttttaaataaacgaGATCTAGTTATCATAATGAGTTTTCTTGTAttctattatttttctacttttgtTCGAAAACAAATGTAATCATGAAAGATTGGATACCACTTTAGATTGCAATTTAGTAAAGCACTATATCATGTTAGTTTTTGTATATCTTAACAGTTctgcaactacatgtacatgcaactATTCTTATAATATTTTCTCTTACATGGCCTTATTATTTCCTTATTAAATTCTTTTTGCATTAGAAAAGCAATCTATGGACTTTGGCACTTATGAGCAGTTCATGAAAAAGAAACTTAAAGAGGTGAACTATGAACATAATCTGTTTAAGAAGTCATTCAAGAAATTTGATAAGGACGGCGATGGCTTCGTCACTTTTGAGGAGCTGAAGAGTGGCCTCAAAGGTATGGGAACCCGTATGTCTGATGGAGAGGTTCAACGTTATTTTGAAGAAGCTGATATCGATAAAGATGGCAAGATAGACTATGACGGTATGtgtatatagatagatagatagatagatagatagatagatagatagatagatagatagatggacgGACAAACGAACAAATTGATAGATGATTTACTTGACTCAAGCCTTTCTCACTCCCTTGTGGAGCATAGGCCACAGACAATTCTTCTCCACTTCTCTCTGTCCTTTGCTAGTTGGTGGATGGTGTTCCATTTGTGTCCTTTCTCGgccatttctttttcaaggaCTCTTCTCCAGGTTAGTCTTGGCATTCACCTTTTCCTCTTCCCTTGTGGTGTCCATTGGAGGGCTTGACAGGTGATGTTAGATCTGCCTTTCCTTAGTGTATGACCAATCCATTtccattttctctttttaatttcttgtgGAATAGGGATTTGGTTAGTAGTTCTCCAAAGGTCTTCATTAGTTATTTTGTTCGGCCACCATATCTGAAGGATGTTACTCAGACATCTGTTTGCAAAGGATTGGAGTTTTTTCCTGTTCGCCATTGTGGGGCCTCATGTTTCCGACCCGTAAAGTAGCACTAATTTTACGTTGCTATTAAATATCCTGAGTTTGGTCTTGATTGTTATGTACTTGGACTTCCATACTTTTCTTAGCATACCAAATGCAGTATATGCCTTTGCTAGGCGTGATTTTACATCTTCCTCTGTTCCTCCACTATGGTTAACAACACTTCCTAGATGTGTGAATGATGTAACATTTTCCAATTGAGTGTTATCAATTTCTATGctgttgatgttgttttttcTCATTAGCTTTGTTTTTTCCTTGTTGATTCGGAGCCCAGTCTTTGATGCATTTTTGACTAAGATTGATGTTTTCTCTTGCATTTGGTCGTACGTATGGGATAAAAGAGCCAAGTCATCGGCAAAATCTAGGTCTTCAAGTTCGTTCATAAGGTTCCACTGGATTCCATTTCTTTTCCCTGCTGTTGTTTCTCTCATAATCCAGTCAATGGCCAAAAGGAACAAAAAGGGGGAGAGCAAGCAACCTTGTCGTACACctgttttgatttcaaattctGCACTTGTATCTCCTCCATGTATGACCTGGCATTTATAGATTGATAGATActgtatgataattttttttcactcatCTTGTCAGCGTAttacatttgaaatgttttgtacGAAACAAACTACACAATTCATGTATAGttctttattaaatgataataagtattgttttcatttcagaatTTGTGAAATGGTTTTCAAATATGTAGATTCAACTGACAAGACTATAAATCATAATAATCATTATTCATTGTTTTCAAGAATATGTATAGCtttctaaatataaaaaatatattaattttttctatgTGTATATTATCAGTAAACTTTGTAATGATGCACAATGTTACTGTTCTTAAAATAAAGAATGTCAACACATTATATTCTAATTGTCTTTTTGCGAAATAGAACCACTAATTACCTTTCATTGTCATTTCTTTATTATAcaactttttattatttttttcatcaatatcaTCAAAGCACCAAAAAGACTTTTCAAAGCATccgatttattaaaatttaactgTAATAGAAACGTTATCCATTCAagatacctttttaaaaaaaaacacacgaAAAAAGTGTCTTCCCGGGCATATGTCTGATTGACACAGATATCGAACATTCATTCAGAAAAAGACAACACCACAGAATTACATTAGTTTTGCAGATAGTATTATCACAAACAATATGTACACTGTAACAAAAGTTAGCATTTTGCAGATGCATTTATGTATTCGATGTATTCAAATATTACTGGGGCACGTCCATAACACAATGTTCATGCGTCTTTTTTGTCCATCCGACTTGAGAACAATGTATGCATTACGTTtcatatatataatagatatactcattaaaaataatatcattgtaTGAGTGAAtcgtttctttaaaaaaaacatttaacttGAAataagcattgcaaataatttcCCGCCCTCCTAAAGGGTCTTTGACAAAGTGGGATATCTTGCATCGTATACATCATTATAATGCATTTTGACGGTTATGACAGGGTATTTATTCAGACATTGATAAGAAACATACCAGGACGCATTATTTACTGCAGAGCGATACCAATGGTATTATTCTTTTGGAACAAAAACAGTATCTAATGTCTATATTTGAGTTACCGtatcaatatttattcattctacaattattagaaaaaggatAGGCTTTCTCTGGATTTTGAATTGTGTTATAGGCAAATATTAAGCATCTTAAAA
This genomic window from Magallana gigas chromosome 5, xbMagGiga1.1, whole genome shotgun sequence contains:
- the LOC105325152 gene encoding calmodulin encodes the protein MTDLSPEEKEALEIRRSFDYLDVNKDGRISVQEVVRGTQIHGLNPTSMEADEMIAEMDISGNGYVEFEEYEKFMKKELKKMDYEQKLLLDAFKKFDKDDNGYVSFEELKKALCGKGDRMSDEDVKYFFEEADANKDGKIDYKEFVIWFTTM
- the LOC105325151 gene encoding uncharacterized protein, which gives rise to MSTISKKEKEALEIKESFDFIDEDKDGLIQVEDIVRGIHILGLKPTSKEVDKIIADLNALEKQSMDFGTYEQFMKKKLKEVNYEHNLFKKSFKKFDKDGDGFVTFEELKSGLKGMGTRMSDGEVQRYFEEADIDKDGKIDYDEFVKWFSNM